Proteins encoded within one genomic window of Fragaria vesca subsp. vesca linkage group LG1, FraVesHawaii_1.0, whole genome shotgun sequence:
- the LOC101299700 gene encoding uncharacterized protein LOC101299700, protein MGIQEAEVVGDQNRKESEKGYQGFEDNWVVKEDCYPEDICDSRSMDSMESSSSCSSDLVEDASSSSSSSFNGPLYELSELMMHLPIRRGLSKYYQGKSQSFTSLAGVKSLEDLAKKVAAPYRRKMKPCKSYGGGLDNGQKSYSTSPKAIISKKAISRGSISSNTKRK, encoded by the exons ATGGGTATTCAAGAAGCTGAGGTTGTTGGTGATCAGAATAGGAAAGAAAGCGAGAAAGGTTATCAGGGTTTTGAAGATAACTGGGTTGTGAAGGAAGACTGCTACCCTGAAGATATTTGTGATTCAAGGTCCATGGACTCCATGGAATCGTCTTCTTCGTGTTCGTCTGATTTGGTTGAGGATGCTTCTTCTTCTTCTTCATCATCTTTTAATGGACCTTTGTATGAATTGTCTGAGCTCATGATGCATCTTCCTATAAG GAGAGGTTTATCAAAGTATTATCAAGGAAAGTCGCAATCTTTCACATCTCTGGCAGGTGTGAAGAGCTTGGAGGATCTTGCAAAGAAGGTGGCAGCTCCTTATAGAAGGAAAATGAAGCCATGCAAGAGCTATGGAGGTGGTTTGGATAATGGTCAGAAGTCTTATAGTACTAGTCCCAAAGCCATTATCTCAAAGAAAGCTATTTCAAGGGGTTCCATCAGTAGTAATACCAAGAGGAAATAA